A stretch of Ligilactobacillus faecis DNA encodes these proteins:
- a CDS encoding redox-sensing transcriptional repressor Rex: MATSNIPEATAKRLPIYYRYLNMLATAGTDHISSTELAEVVKIDPATIRRDLSYFGALGKRGYGYNVLDLLEFFKKTLSQDKLTNVALIGVGHLGQALLNYNFHQSNNTRISVAFDIDQALTGKIQSGVPVYPLEDMKEQLRLQQIKIAILTVPIEAAQAVTDDLVEAGIEGILNFTPLRISVPKRVRVQNVDLTNELQTLIYFLQHFNE; this comes from the coding sequence ATGGCGACGTCAAATATTCCTGAAGCAACAGCTAAGCGTCTGCCGATCTATTATCGGTATTTGAACATGCTAGCGACTGCTGGAACTGACCATATCTCTTCGACTGAACTAGCCGAAGTAGTCAAGATCGATCCGGCTACGATCCGGCGTGATCTTTCATATTTTGGTGCCCTCGGAAAAAGAGGGTACGGGTACAATGTTCTCGATCTGTTAGAATTTTTCAAAAAGACTCTTAGTCAAGATAAATTAACAAATGTTGCTTTGATCGGAGTCGGTCATTTAGGGCAAGCTCTGTTAAATTATAATTTTCATCAAAGTAATAATACGCGGATCAGTGTGGCATTTGATATCGATCAAGCCTTAACTGGGAAGATCCAAAGTGGAGTCCCAGTCTATCCGCTAGAAGATATGAAAGAACAACTTCGGCTACAACAGATCAAGATCGCGATCTTGACTGTTCCGATCGAAGCTGCGCAAGCGGTAACTGATGATCTAGTTGAAGCTGGGATCGAAGGAATCTTGAACTTCACCCCTTTGCGGATCAGTGTCCCTAAACGCGTTCGCGTTCAAAATGTTGATCTGACAAACGAACTGCAGACACTGATCTACTTTTTACAACATTTCAACGAATAG
- a CDS encoding CPBP family intramembrane glutamic endopeptidase, with product MKKTLPKNALVILVIYCLTMMLSPLLWQLLKNNDLYYPLVTLINGSGACLMIWYTRLHASDRSDQLKTTLPKEGLYLLLGLLLLFFCQWGGPLFEQLFFASPRFSANTSYLLAVYHKYPYYLLTIVIFLPVMEEFVFRKVLFKDLALFSDPLLAAFISSLLFSLAHQDGHYLTYLLIGLVLCYVYTKTDRLRDPIIMHCLMNLTILLLA from the coding sequence ATGAAAAAAACTTTACCCAAAAATGCCCTTGTGATCTTAGTGATCTATTGTTTGACGATGATGCTCAGCCCTTTACTTTGGCAATTACTCAAAAACAATGATCTTTATTATCCACTAGTCACTTTGATCAACGGGAGCGGTGCTTGTTTGATGATCTGGTATACCCGTTTGCATGCGTCAGACCGCTCAGATCAGCTAAAGACCACTTTGCCAAAAGAAGGGCTCTACCTTCTTTTAGGGCTTTTATTGCTCTTCTTTTGTCAATGGGGTGGGCCTTTATTCGAACAGCTCTTTTTTGCTAGCCCACGTTTTTCAGCAAATACGAGTTACTTACTAGCCGTTTATCACAAGTACCCTTATTACCTACTAACGATCGTCATCTTCTTACCTGTAATGGAAGAATTCGTCTTTCGTAAAGTCTTATTTAAAGATCTAGCTTTATTTAGTGATCCACTTTTAGCGGCCTTTATCTCTAGTCTACTCTTTAGCTTGGCACACCAAGATGGACACTATTTGACTTATCTTTTGATCGGGCTCGTGTTGTGTTATGTTTATACTAAAACTGACCGTTTACGCGATCCGATCATCATGCATTGTTTGATGAATCTGACGATCTTATTATTGGCTTAA
- the groES gene encoding co-chaperone GroES gives MLKPLGDRVILEVEKEEEKTVGGIVLAGNAKEKPQTAKVVAVGTGRILDNGEKVAMTVKAGDVVVFDKYAGSEVEYDGVKYLVMHEKDLLAIVE, from the coding sequence GTGCTTAAACCATTAGGAGATCGCGTCATTTTAGAGGTCGAAAAAGAAGAAGAAAAAACAGTCGGTGGGATCGTTTTAGCAGGTAATGCTAAAGAAAAACCACAAACTGCAAAGGTAGTTGCTGTTGGTACGGGACGTATCCTTGATAACGGCGAAAAGGTAGCGATGACCGTTAAAGCTGGCGATGTTGTCGTTTTTGATAAATATGCTGGCTCAGAAGTTGAATATGACGGAGTTAAATACTTGGTCATGCATGAAAAAGATCTTTTAGCTATCGTGGAATAA
- the groL gene encoding chaperonin GroEL (60 kDa chaperone family; promotes refolding of misfolded polypeptides especially under stressful conditions; forms two stacked rings of heptamers to form a barrel-shaped 14mer; ends can be capped by GroES; misfolded proteins enter the barrel where they are refolded when GroES binds), whose protein sequence is MAKEIKFSEDARAKMLAGVDKLADTVKSTIGPKGRNVVLEQTYGTPTITNDGVTIAKAIELEDHFENMGAKLVAEVASKTNDIAGDGTTTATVLTQSIVNEGMKNVTAGANPVGIRRGIELATKAAVDGLHKMSHKVESKSDIAQIASISSANEEVGQLIADAMEKVGNDGVITIEESKGIDTSLDVVEGMQFDRGYLSQYMVTDNDKMEADLENPYLLITDKKISNIQEILPLLQSIVEQGRPLLIIADDVDGEALPTLVLNKIRGTFNVVAVKAPGFGDRRKEMLQDIATLTGATVITDDLGLQLKDTTLDQLGTAGRVTVTKENTTIVEGAGDKAQIAERVEQLKKQIAETTSDFDKEKLQERLAKLAGGVAVIKVGAATETELKERKYRIEDALNATRAAVEEGFVPGGGTALIDVIDAVAALSEEGDVQTGINIVKRALEEPVRQIATNAGKEGSVIVEKLKEQKAGIGYNAATDEWVDMIEAGIVDPTKVTRSALQNAASVSALLLTTEAVVADKPEENNDAAPQMPQGPMM, encoded by the coding sequence ATGGCAAAGGAAATCAAATTTTCAGAAGATGCACGCGCAAAGATGCTTGCTGGGGTCGATAAATTAGCTGATACAGTAAAATCAACGATCGGACCTAAAGGACGTAACGTTGTTTTGGAACAAACATACGGAACACCAACGATCACAAATGACGGTGTGACTATCGCTAAGGCGATCGAATTAGAAGATCACTTTGAAAATATGGGGGCTAAATTAGTCGCTGAAGTTGCTTCTAAGACAAATGATATTGCTGGTGACGGTACGACAACAGCTACCGTTTTGACCCAATCCATCGTTAACGAAGGGATGAAAAACGTTACTGCTGGTGCGAACCCAGTTGGTATCCGTCGTGGGATCGAATTAGCTACTAAAGCAGCGGTCGATGGTCTGCACAAGATGTCACACAAAGTTGAGTCTAAGAGTGATATCGCACAGATCGCTTCGATCTCTTCAGCTAACGAAGAAGTTGGTCAATTGATCGCCGATGCAATGGAAAAAGTTGGTAACGACGGTGTGATCACGATCGAAGAATCAAAAGGGATCGATACTTCATTAGACGTTGTTGAAGGGATGCAATTTGACCGTGGCTACTTATCACAATACATGGTCACAGACAACGACAAGATGGAAGCTGATCTAGAAAACCCATACTTGTTGATCACAGATAAGAAGATCTCCAATATTCAAGAGATCTTACCATTATTGCAATCGATCGTTGAACAAGGTCGTCCATTGTTGATCATTGCTGATGATGTTGACGGTGAAGCCCTACCAACGCTTGTTTTGAACAAGATCCGTGGGACATTCAACGTTGTTGCTGTTAAAGCACCAGGCTTTGGTGATCGTCGGAAAGAAATGTTGCAAGATATCGCAACTTTGACAGGCGCAACTGTGATCACAGATGATCTTGGCCTTCAATTAAAAGACACAACGCTTGACCAATTAGGGACAGCTGGTCGTGTCACAGTTACAAAAGAAAACACAACGATCGTTGAAGGTGCTGGCGATAAAGCACAGATCGCAGAACGTGTTGAACAATTGAAGAAGCAGATCGCGGAAACAACTTCTGATTTTGATAAAGAAAAACTTCAAGAACGCTTGGCTAAATTAGCTGGTGGGGTAGCCGTTATCAAAGTTGGGGCTGCTACTGAAACAGAATTAAAAGAGCGTAAGTACCGGATCGAAGATGCTTTAAATGCGACACGTGCTGCCGTAGAAGAAGGCTTTGTTCCTGGTGGTGGGACAGCCTTGATCGATGTGATCGATGCTGTAGCTGCTTTGAGTGAAGAAGGCGATGTTCAAACAGGTATCAACATCGTAAAACGTGCTTTGGAAGAACCAGTGCGTCAGATCGCAACTAACGCTGGTAAAGAAGGTTCTGTCATCGTTGAAAAACTTAAAGAACAAAAAGCTGGTATCGGTTATAACGCTGCCACAGATGAATGGGTCGATATGATCGAAGCTGGGATCGTTGATCCAACGAAAGTAACGCGTTCAGCTTTACAAAATGCCGCTTCTGTTTCAGCCTTGTTATTGACAACTGAAGCAGTTGTTGCTGACAAGCCAGAAGAAAACAACGATGCTGCACCACAAATGCCACAAGGTCCAATGATGTAA
- a CDS encoding LytR/AlgR family response regulator transcription factor, protein MNVAILTDNHVHQFNLIKLVYQISKQLMIPQPNVVNYRYVAEIEKKLFIPSNQNIYLLDLEINGNPEVGFRLGQIIREQDAYASIIFFTNHEDLLSLIHNYKVLALDFIVKDSPTLKEDLLNDFKYVMTHARNTAQDMYTLSYGKCFLNIAFANIDFFESDLTNSHASILRLSDNRSLQISKNLHEIEQTDPRFFRVHQSFLVNVDNIESINKSEKLIYLKNGLTCPLSRRKIKALQDRLTHN, encoded by the coding sequence ATGAACGTTGCAATTCTTACAGATAATCATGTCCATCAATTCAATTTAATTAAATTGGTCTACCAAATATCAAAACAACTCATGATTCCACAACCAAATGTCGTAAATTACCGATATGTAGCAGAGATAGAAAAAAAGCTTTTTATTCCTAGTAACCAAAATATTTACTTACTTGATCTTGAAATAAACGGTAATCCAGAGGTTGGTTTTAGACTAGGTCAGATAATTAGAGAACAAGACGCTTACGCATCAATTATCTTCTTTACCAATCATGAAGACCTTCTATCATTGATTCATAATTACAAAGTTCTTGCTTTAGACTTCATTGTAAAAGATAGTCCTACACTTAAAGAAGATCTTTTAAACGATTTTAAATACGTGATGACTCATGCTAGAAATACCGCCCAAGATATGTATACTTTATCATATGGCAAATGCTTTTTGAATATTGCATTCGCCAATATCGATTTTTTCGAATCAGATCTAACTAATAGTCATGCCTCTATCCTTCGATTATCAGATAATCGCTCGCTCCAGATCTCTAAAAATCTTCATGAAATCGAACAGACCGATCCACGCTTCTTTAGAGTCCATCAAAGTTTTCTGGTCAACGTAGATAATATTGAGAGCATCAATAAGTCAGAGAAGTTGATCTATTTAAAAAACGGACTAACTTGCCCGCTTTCCCGACGCAAGATCAAGGCACTCCAAGATCGACTGACACATAACTAA
- a CDS encoding bacteriocin secretion accessory protein produces MKTKFLESSEFYNARFKNFSTLLLIPCVLLLCLGIIFSLFGYKQIVVKGSGTVEPISKVATIQTTVAGKIIEKNLSEGKSVDKGDVLLKLNDVKLSQKIETLQKKKNLLVKRQQDVQTLQNGIAESKDTFLENNKSDYHDRLLGYLAQKNIYQIEFEMSRAKIQNRQEKNRQLTIIVNEQIQRNTRQLKEYMDIYQAIKSGKNYPSSDLGNLYREKLARAEPEIREDMKLELLSEVEKQIDTFNGQLEELKVQQIQQDNDNSLEAEKKNYENKLVIFRLNQLESTKQILEKITQELLDLNEELQNLQAQLKEYTIKAPIAGVIHMGEQSDEVNYLSGQTQVAQIYPKINTLTRVRVKTYINTDDIASLTKGQKLRFKIERNLPRPIILFGKVTNISVAPSEVNKNSYYAVEAQVDVPQTKRKYLKYGMPGEVSIITGQKTYWNYFKEKIFDK; encoded by the coding sequence ATGAAAACGAAATTTTTAGAGAGTAGTGAGTTTTATAATGCACGTTTCAAAAATTTTTCGACATTATTATTGATACCATGCGTACTTTTGCTATGTTTGGGAATTATTTTTTCGTTGTTTGGTTACAAACAGATCGTAGTTAAAGGGAGCGGAACGGTTGAACCGATTTCCAAAGTAGCTACGATCCAAACAACGGTCGCAGGAAAAATAATTGAAAAAAATCTTAGTGAAGGAAAAAGTGTAGATAAGGGAGATGTATTATTAAAACTCAATGATGTTAAATTATCACAAAAAATTGAAACGTTACAAAAGAAGAAAAATTTACTAGTAAAAAGGCAACAAGATGTTCAAACATTACAAAATGGAATTGCAGAATCTAAAGATACATTTTTGGAGAATAATAAATCTGATTATCATGATCGTTTATTGGGATATTTAGCTCAAAAAAATATATATCAAATTGAATTTGAAATGTCACGAGCAAAAATTCAAAATAGACAAGAGAAAAATAGACAATTAACGATAATTGTAAATGAACAAATTCAAAGAAATACTAGACAGTTGAAAGAATATATGGATATTTATCAAGCAATAAAAAGTGGAAAAAACTATCCATCAAGTGATCTAGGAAATTTATATCGAGAAAAATTGGCTAGAGCAGAACCAGAAATAAGAGAAGATATGAAGTTAGAGCTGTTATCTGAAGTTGAAAAGCAAATCGATACATTCAACGGACAACTAGAGGAGCTAAAGGTTCAGCAAATACAACAAGATAATGATAATTCACTTGAAGCTGAGAAGAAAAATTATGAAAATAAATTAGTAATATTCCGTTTGAATCAACTAGAAAGTACCAAGCAAATATTAGAAAAAATCACACAAGAACTACTAGATCTCAATGAAGAACTTCAGAATTTACAAGCACAACTAAAAGAATATACCATCAAAGCGCCGATTGCTGGTGTGATTCATATGGGCGAACAGTCTGATGAAGTAAATTATTTGAGCGGACAAACACAAGTAGCACAGATATATCCTAAGATCAATACTTTGACTCGAGTACGAGTCAAAACTTATATTAATACGGATGATATCGCTTCTCTCACAAAAGGTCAAAAATTGAGATTCAAGATTGAGAGAAATTTACCACGACCAATAATTTTATTTGGTAAAGTTACTAATATCTCAGTTGCGCCAAGTGAAGTAAATAAAAATAGTTATTATGCTGTAGAAGCACAAGTAGATGTACCACAAACAAAAAGAAAATATTTGAAATATGGAATGCCAGGAGAAGTTTCGATAATAACAGGACAAAAGACTTACTGGAATTATTTTAAAGAAAAAATATTTGATAAGTAA
- a CDS encoding LytTR family transcriptional regulator DNA-binding domain-containing protein: MRSFERPHHLRSHLLDKTVEFTGTLHEVRKRASFLAPLSCSCLVNVKNIRQIDLRKREVIFVTGQSESFSKRASKNI, from the coding sequence ATGAGGTCGTTTGAACGTCCGCATCATCTCCGATCACATTTACTGGATAAAACGGTCGAGTTTACAGGAACGTTACATGAAGTCAGAAAACGCGCTAGTTTTTTAGCACCATTGTCATGTTCTTGTTTAGTCAATGTCAAAAATATCAGGCAGATCGATCTGAGAAAACGCGAAGTGATCTTTGTCACAGGGCAAAGCGAATCTTTTTCCAAACGAGCAAGCAAAAATATCTAA
- a CDS encoding RNA-guided endonuclease TnpB family protein, with amino-acid sequence MVFKAFKLRLYPNKAQRNQIHVNFGCVRFVWNQMLNMHIERYKNNKKAPFQNAFAMNNMLKAMKLEYPWLKQAESTSLQVSNRDLNDAFQRFFDPSLQNGFPRFKSKKNANQSYTSKFVNNNIQVVDNHHIKLPKLGLMYFRGGRILEGKIKAVTISVNSRNQYEASVLVENENQVFKKTKKVVGIDLGLKNLSITSDGQKEDILKISDKLNKKLKIWERKKSRRLENAKKAMAFDEHEKVLFPRTELTQFPRYQQAKRTVAKIKKIANRRKDNLHKLTTKLVKEYDVIVVEDLSVKNMMKNHHLSASIANASWGTLVSQLKYKCEWHGKQLIIVDPKNTSRICHECKQKNHEFDDLTQNEWLNTREWDCPNCNSHLDRDVNAAKNILARGLETLF; translated from the coding sequence ATGGTTTTTAAAGCGTTCAAATTAAGATTGTATCCTAATAAAGCCCAACGCAATCAAATTCACGTTAATTTTGGTTGTGTTCGTTTTGTGTGGAATCAAATGCTTAATATGCACATTGAGCGCTATAAGAACAACAAGAAAGCACCATTTCAAAACGCCTTTGCTATGAATAATATGCTAAAAGCCATGAAACTAGAGTATCCTTGGTTAAAACAAGCAGAATCTACTTCATTACAAGTGTCTAATCGCGATTTAAATGACGCGTTTCAAAGATTTTTTGATCCGAGTCTACAAAATGGATTTCCTAGATTTAAATCAAAGAAGAATGCCAATCAAAGTTACACTTCTAAATTTGTTAACAATAATATTCAAGTTGTCGATAATCATCATATTAAACTGCCTAAGCTTGGCTTAATGTATTTTAGAGGTGGTAGAATTTTAGAAGGTAAAATCAAGGCGGTTACAATTAGTGTCAATTCAAGAAATCAATATGAAGCTAGTGTCTTAGTAGAAAACGAAAATCAAGTTTTCAAAAAAACTAAAAAAGTTGTCGGTATTGATTTAGGATTGAAGAACTTAAGTATTACTTCTGATGGTCAAAAAGAGGATATTCTTAAAATTAGTGATAAACTTAATAAGAAATTAAAAATCTGGGAACGCAAAAAGTCTAGACGCCTTGAAAATGCTAAAAAAGCTATGGCTTTTGACGAACATGAAAAAGTCTTGTTTCCTAGAACTGAATTAACCCAATTTCCTAGATACCAACAGGCTAAAAGAACGGTTGCCAAGATCAAGAAGATTGCTAACCGAAGAAAAGATAATCTCCATAAATTAACAACAAAGTTAGTTAAGGAATATGATGTAATTGTAGTTGAAGATCTAAGCGTTAAAAACATGATGAAAAATCACCATCTATCAGCTTCGATCGCTAATGCTTCTTGGGGTACTCTAGTTAGTCAATTAAAATACAAATGTGAATGGCATGGTAAACAATTGATCATTGTAGATCCTAAAAATACCAGCCGTATTTGTCATGAATGTAAACAAAAAAATCATGAATTTGATGATCTAACTCAAAATGAGTGGTTAAATACTCGTGAATGGGATTGTCCTAACTGTAATTCACATCTCGATCGAGATGTTAACGCAGCTAAAAATATCTTAGCTAGAGGATTAGAAACTCTATTCTGA
- a CDS encoding APC family permease, with protein MYRYLKRLLIGQPLKTVEEGGQSLTKFKALALLSSDALSSVAYGTEQITTALFVLSAAATWYALPAAGIVLILLFAITMSYRQIINAYPSGGGAYVVATKNWGTGAGLVAGGSLLVDYMLTVAVSVTSGTEAITSAIPSLRAHSVLISIVIVLFIMTLNLRGMRESASFLTIPVYFFVIMIVSMVVWGLFNIMTGNIEYNAAARVGDAVPGMSLLLFLKAFSAGSSSLTGVEAISNAVPNFKEPKKKNAANTLAIMSLILAIFFSGITFLSYYLGVLPDPKQTVLSQIAEAVFGHGVLYYLLQLSTAMILAVAANTGFSAFPILAYNLAKDKFMPHMFMDKGDRLGYSNGIIALAVGAIILILLFNGQTNLLIPLYAVGVFIPFTLSQSGMLVHWKRHKGKHWLLNSCFNFLGAVISFALVVFLFFLHFDNVWPYLVIMPVLLFGFYKVHSHYVMVAAQLRLNEEQQLHDYDGATVIVLVSSVTHVTTGAINYARSISDNVIAMHVSFDTNPQKEHETAEEFKLAFPEVRFVDLHSSYRSVVPPVLRFCDVIAKDAAKRNFSLTVLVPQFVPKKPWQHILHNQTNLRLRSALGSRENIIVATYSYHLKK; from the coding sequence ATGTATCGGTATTTAAAAAGGTTATTGATCGGCCAACCGTTGAAAACGGTCGAAGAGGGCGGTCAATCACTGACGAAGTTCAAGGCGTTAGCCTTACTTTCCTCAGATGCGTTATCATCTGTTGCTTACGGGACTGAGCAGATCACAACTGCTTTGTTCGTTTTATCAGCCGCTGCGACTTGGTATGCTTTACCAGCCGCCGGGATCGTTTTGATCTTGTTATTTGCGATCACAATGTCATATCGTCAGATCATCAATGCCTACCCTTCTGGTGGGGGCGCGTATGTCGTGGCTACTAAAAACTGGGGCACGGGTGCTGGTTTAGTAGCAGGGGGCTCACTATTAGTCGACTATATGTTGACTGTGGCCGTTTCAGTCACTTCAGGGACCGAAGCGATCACGTCTGCGATCCCAAGTTTACGAGCTCACAGTGTTTTGATCTCGATCGTGATCGTGTTGTTTATCATGACGTTGAATCTGCGAGGGATGCGGGAATCAGCTTCATTTTTGACGATCCCAGTTTACTTTTTCGTGATCATGATCGTTTCGATGGTCGTTTGGGGACTTTTTAACATCATGACGGGAAATATCGAATATAATGCAGCGGCTCGAGTCGGTGATGCTGTGCCAGGCATGTCGCTCTTACTGTTCTTAAAAGCTTTCTCAGCTGGTTCTTCATCCCTGACTGGGGTCGAAGCCATCAGTAATGCAGTGCCAAATTTCAAAGAACCAAAGAAGAAAAATGCGGCTAATACATTAGCGATCATGTCATTGATCTTAGCGATCTTTTTCAGTGGGATCACTTTCTTGAGTTATTATTTAGGCGTTTTGCCAGACCCAAAACAAACTGTGCTTTCGCAGATCGCAGAAGCCGTCTTTGGACATGGTGTGCTATACTACTTACTCCAACTCTCAACTGCAATGATCTTGGCAGTGGCAGCCAATACTGGTTTCTCAGCTTTCCCGATCTTAGCTTATAATTTAGCAAAAGATAAGTTCATGCCACATATGTTTATGGATAAAGGGGATCGCTTAGGGTATTCGAACGGGATCATCGCGTTAGCTGTGGGTGCGATCATTTTGATCTTATTATTCAACGGGCAAACGAATCTTTTGATCCCGCTTTATGCAGTCGGGGTCTTCATACCTTTTACGTTATCACAATCAGGGATGTTAGTTCACTGGAAACGGCATAAAGGTAAACACTGGCTCTTAAATTCATGCTTTAACTTTTTAGGAGCTGTGATCTCATTTGCCTTAGTCGTCTTCTTGTTCTTCTTACATTTTGATAATGTTTGGCCTTACTTAGTGATCATGCCCGTCTTGCTCTTTGGTTTTTACAAAGTTCACAGCCACTATGTCATGGTCGCTGCTCAGTTACGGTTGAATGAAGAACAACAACTCCATGATTATGATGGTGCGACTGTGATCGTTTTAGTCAGTTCCGTGACACACGTGACGACTGGTGCGATCAATTATGCACGTTCGATCAGTGATAATGTGATCGCAATGCACGTCTCATTTGACACAAATCCACAAAAAGAACATGAGACAGCAGAAGAGTTCAAGTTAGCCTTCCCAGAAGTGCGCTTTGTCGATCTGCACTCTTCCTACCGCTCAGTCGTGCCACCAGTTTTGCGTTTTTGTGATGTGATCGCTAAAGATGCAGCTAAACGCAATTTCTCGTTGACTGTTTTAGTACCGCAATTTGTTCCCAAAAAACCATGGCAACATATTTTGCATAATCAGACTAACTTGCGCTTGCGTTCAGCCCTTGGATCACGTGAAAATATCATTGTTGCGACATATAGTTACCATTTGAAAAAATAA